The DNA sequence TTGAGTGGGGTGGTCACGAGGAACCATCATCGGTGATCGGGTCGGTCCCGGCGCCAGCGGGTCAGCTCGGCGGTCAGGTTCTTTTCCGCGGCGGTCGCCCAGCGTGCCCGCGCGGCTTCGCTGCGGTAGAGCGTCCGCGACAGCATGCCTTCGAGGACGGCGATGCGCCCTTCGCGCCAGACGTCGTCGGGGTACTTCGCGTACTCCTGGCGCACGGCTTCGGCGTACCCGGCGTACTGCGCTTCGGGCGCGCCCAGGATGGCGAGGTCGGCGTCGAGCAGCGCGGTGGCGAGGTGGTCGCCGGCCGGCGCGTCGTGCTTGATCGTGGTCAGGATCAGGCCTTCCACGCGCTCGACGTGCGCTTCGGCGACCCCGGTCAGCGCTTCCCGGGCCCAGGCCGCGCTCGCGCGTTCGTCTTCGCCGGGGTTCGCGTCGTAGACGACGTCGTGCGTCCACGCGGCGACGGCGACGACGGCCCGGTCGGTCTCGCCGAGACCGCCGGCCAGCCAGGCGGAGTCACGCGCGACGGCGGCCGCGTGGGTGAGCGTGTGGTAACGGCGATGGGGCTCTCCGTAACGGCTTTCGAGCCGGGGCCAGGCGTCCGGTGTGCCGCCGAGCGCGGCGATCGCTTCGGCCCACTTCACGGGAACGTCCAGCGCGTCGGGGTGTTCGTGAAGTCCTTCTCCCGCAACCCGATCACCTTCTCCGGCCGC is a window from the Amycolatopsis sp. NBC_00355 genome containing:
- a CDS encoding HD domain-containing protein — its product is MKWAEAIAALGGTPDAWPRLESRYGEPHRRYHTLTHAAAVARDSAWLAGGLGETDRAVVAVAAWTHDVVYDANPGEDERASAAWAREALTGVAEAHVERVEGLILTTIKHDAPAGDHLATALLDADLAILGAPEAQYAGYAEAVRQEYAKYPDDVWREGRIAVLEGMLSRTLYRSEAARARWATAAEKNLTAELTRWRRDRPDHR